The following coding sequences are from one Eucalyptus grandis isolate ANBG69807.140 chromosome 11, ASM1654582v1, whole genome shotgun sequence window:
- the LOC120289830 gene encoding disease resistance protein RPV1-like: protein MELLTMKRKRDSSDTSMTFLANVGESIGSQFEVFLNFRGPDTRLGFTDCLYHSLDGAGIRVFRDNEEIRKGEVIGGELLNAIETSKIYVPIFSRGYASSAWCLRELASIVKCRRESSGKVILPIFYDVEPSDVKLQTELYIDALKRHEASFGYDEVRRWKEALAEVANINGWDLKDSGQGELIKHITSEVSSKLLGRARVMPNHLVGIDNHVEAMMDLLGEDSLDVRFLSNIREFSQHGKMAKLQKRLLSDILKSKVVKINDTDTGINMIREKFCCRKVLVVLDNVDKIDQLVKLAEKREWFGPGSRIIVTTRDISFLQKNPQEFQLYEMEEMPFHYAIQLFSKHAFQRDAPPRDYDRMAREIVKTTSGLPLALVVIGSSLYRRDKEVWDDALEKLEKMPHKEVQDMLMISYDMLEYEQREIFLDIACHMAGEERSDAVCMWKTCEFFPNSAITVLVEMSLIKITNNHKIWMHDQLRDLGREIIRRESIQYPGKRSRLWCPIVANGVMRRNEGTENIVALKLGGDSKLHNITRGELLRLVKLRFLELDGGNFIGDFEDVLSEIRWLSWHHCPSEFQAINFSPSNLAILKISRSDIAIDWGGWRQIMGKSRLKVLNLRCCKSLIKTPDFSTCLTLERLILKDCESLVEIDPSIGMLQQLKHLEINGCNGLRMLERASTEQNLCFVPQFLPNSLGNLKFLLTLRMENMKLLELPESIGDLTGLQCLSLSHSYVIDLPSSIGKLRSLVELTLSNTKVTELPDSIGELKRLEVLLMPGCKLRKLPKVIGMLEKLKELVAYDCELLEGEVPSEIGALSSLRNLDLGGTRICKLPTSIGRLHQLESLHLFPCHELPKLPELPANLNTLKFKSTTLQTIPNVSNLTNLVALSLSDYGRPRFVAPSKEFGPHHEPEASQTPDLRWIGRLRKLRRLKLELSDVTTLPAEVNSLTGLQRLDIPWSTFQSHTRYPSNLQRLNLIGFESMEEWPRDYNLQNLSSFELCRSSLTDITLNRLGQFENLAELYITDSRLLESLSNISSLKKLRRLWITNCPQLVEIRGLGQLELLEDLCIDGCVSLRKLPDLSDLRNLMTLAFSGCKSLANLPPVANKEACRVNIHSCRMLRDFDGPYHLY, encoded by the exons ATGGAGCTCCTGacaatgaagagaaaaagggacTCGTCAGACACCTCGATGACGTTCCTTGCAAATGTTGGTGAGTCGATAGGATCTCAATTTGAggtgttcttgaattttagaggCCCCGACACTCGCCTTGGTTTCACCGACTGCCTCTATCACTCCCTTGACGGAGCCGGGATTCGTGTCTTTAGAGACAACGAGGAGATTCGAAAGGGCGAAGTAATTGGAGGTGAACTTCTAAACGCAATTGAAACCTCCAAGATTTATGTGCCCATTTTCTCTAGAGGCTATGCATCCAGTGCATGGTGTCTCCGCGAACTCGCAAGCATTGTAAAGTGCCGGAGGGAATCTAGTGGCAAAGTGATTttgcccattttttatgatgtggAACCTTCTGATGTCAAGCTTCAAACTGAACTCTACATTGACGCCCTAAAAAGGCACGAAGCCAGTTTTGGCTACGACGAAGTGAGACGGTGGAAGGAGGCTCTAGCAGAGGTCGCTAATATTAATGGTTGGGACTTGAAAGATAGCGG TCAAGGTGAACTCATAAAGCATATTACTAGTGAGGTTTCAAGCAAGCTACTGGGAAGAGCTCGAGTAATGCCCAATCATCTGGTGGGAATTGACAATCATGTGGAAGCCATGATGGACTTGTTAGGTGAAGACTCTCTGGATGTGCG CTTTCTATCTAATATCCGAGAGTTTTCACAACACGGTAAGATGGCAAAGTTGCAAAAACGATTATTGTCTGATATTCTCAAGTCTAAAGTTGTGAAAATTAATGATACCGACACCGGGATCAACATGATTAGAGAAAAATTCTGCTGCAGAAAAGTTTTGGTTGTTCTTGACAACGTGGATAAGATAGACCAACTTGTGAAATTAGCTGAAAAGCGAGAGTGGTTCGGGCCGGGAAGTAGAATCATAGTGACGACTAGGGACATcagttttctccaaaaaaatCCTCAAGAGTTTCAACTCTATGAAATGGAGGAAATGCCTTTTCATTATGCTATTCAGCTATTCAGTAAGCATGCGTTCCAAAGAGATGCTCCTCCACGTGACTATGATCGAATGGCAAGAGAAATTGTGAAGACTACTAGCGGCCTTCCTTTGGCTCTTGTGGTTATTGGGTCCTCTCTTTACCGTAGAGACAAAGAAGTATGGGACGATGCATTGGAAAAGCTAGAGAAAATGCCTCATAAAGAAGTTCAGGACATGCTAATGATAAGTTATGACATGTTAGAATATGAGCAGAGAGAAATTTTTCTGGATATCGCATGTCACATGGCCGGTGAAGAAAGAAGTGATGCAGTTTGTATGTGGAAAACTTGTGAGTTCTTTCCCAACAGCGCCATTACTGTCCTAGTTGAAATGTCattgataaaaattacaaataatcataaaatatGGATGCATGACCAGCTTAGAGACTTAGGAAGGGAGATTATTCGTAGGGAGAGCATCCAATATCCTGGAAAGCGTAGTAGGTTGTGGTGTCCCATCGTAGCTAACGGTGTCATGCGAAGAAACGAG GGGACAGAAAACATTGTAGCACTCAAACTTGGGGGAGATTCAAAATTGCATAATATCACACGCGGAGAACTTTTAAGGCTGGTCAAGTTAAGGTTCCTTGAATTGGATGGAGGAAACTTTATTGGGGACTTCGAGGATGTCCTCTCGGAgataagatggctttcttggcatcATTGTCCCTCGGAGTTTCAAGCAATTAACTTCTCTCCAAGCAATCTAGCCATCCTCAAAATTTCAAGAAGTGACATCGCAATTGATTGGGGTGGTTGGAGACAAATCATG GGAAAAAGTAGGTTAAAAGTTCTGAATCTTAGATGCTGCAAAAGCTTGATCAAGACGCCGGATTTCTCTACATGCCTGACTTTGGAGAGACTGATTTTGAAGGATTGTGAAAGCTTGGTTGAAATCGACCCATCCATTGGTATGCTGCAACAATTGAAGCACTTGGAAATTAATGGGTGTAACGGTTTGAGGATGCTTGAAAGAGCTTCGACCGAGCAAAATCTATGCTTCGTGCCCCAATTTTTGCCAAACTCACTGGGTAATCTGAAGTTCCTATTGACGCTAAGAATGGAAAATATGAAACTTCTCGAGCTTCCAGAATCAATAGGAGATCTAACAGGTCTTCAATGCTTGTCTCTGAGTCACTCTTATGTCATCGAtctcccaagctcaatagggaaACTAAGGTCTCTAGTTGAGTTGACTTTGTCTAACACGAAAGTTACAGAATTACCTGATTCAATCGGAGAACTCAAAAGACTGGAGGTACTATTGATGCCGGGTTGTAAGTTAAGGAAGCTTCCTAAGGTAATAGGTATGTTGGAGAAGCTTAAAGAGTTAGTCGCTTATGATTGCGAACTTTTGGAGGGAGAAGTCCCAAGCGAAATCGGGGCACTGTCATCTTTGAGAAACCTAGACTTGGGAGGGACTCGTATTTGCAAATTGCCGACATCAATCGGTCGGCTTCATCAACTGGAGAGTCTGCATCTGTTTCCTTGCCATGAGCTTCCAAAGTTGCCAGAGCTTCCTGCAAATTTGAACACGTTAAAGTTTAAGTCCACAACACTGCAAACAATTCCGAATGTCTCAAACCTGACCAATTTAGTCGCTCTAAGTTTATCCGATTATGGCCGTCCTAGATTTGTTGCACCTTCAAAAGAATTTGGCCCACATCACGAACCGGAGGCTAGTCAAACACCAGATTTGCGGTGGATTGGGAGGCTACGCAAGTTGAGGAGGTTGAAACTAGAACTTTCGGATGTCACCACGTTGCCTGCCGAGGTTAATTCCCTTACTGGGCTCCAACGACTTGACATACCTTGGTCCACCTTTCAATCTCACACGCGTTATCCATCCAATCTTCAGAGGTTGAATCTCATCGGTTTCGAGTCCATGGAGGAATGGCCGCGGGATTACAACTTGCAGAATTTGTCCAGCTTCGAGTTATGCAGATCTAGTTTAACTGACATCACACTGAATAGGCTTGGACAATTTGAAAATCTTGCCGAATTGTATATAACGGACAGTCGACTTCTCGAGAGCTTGTCCAATATATCTAGCTTGAAAAAGCTCCGGCGTCTGTGGATTACAAATTGCCCGCAGTTAGTTGAGATTCGAGGCCTTGGCCAATTGGAATTGCTGGAGGATTTGTGTATAGATGGTTGTGTCTCCTTGAGGAAGTTACCAGATCTGTCGGACTTGCGCAACCTGATGACGTTGGCTTTCTCTGGTTGCAAATCGCTGGCGAATTTGCCTCCCGTAGCAAATAAAGAAGCATGCCGTGTGAATATTCATTCGTGCAGGATGCTACGTGATTTCGATGGCCCTTATCACCTTTACTAG